The following are encoded in a window of Vigna unguiculata cultivar IT97K-499-35 chromosome 8, ASM411807v1, whole genome shotgun sequence genomic DNA:
- the LOC114193706 gene encoding shewanella-like protein phosphatase 1, with amino-acid sequence MASLCLNSFPVPPSSLPRKPTETSLSSSSHPSLLLDSNDNNYNHSALKPIVVSGDPPTFVSAPGRRILAVGDLHGDIKQARSALEMAGVLSSDGQDLWTGGETVLVQLGDILDRGEDEIAILSLLRSLDKQAKAKGGAVFQVNGNHETMNVEGDFRYVDSGGFDECNDFLEYINGSEDDWEQTFTSWVDVSERWKEDRTMSKGYWGPWNLMKRQKGVIARSVLFRPGGLLARELARHAVVLKVNDWLFCHGGLLPHHVAYGLERINKEVSEWMRGQHENDNASKMPFIATRGYDSVVWNRLYSRDAPDLVDYQAKQVSSILDETLQAVGAKSMVVGHTPQTTGVNCKYNCSIWRIDVGMSSGVLNSRPEVLEIIDNQARVIRCKRDRHGELQAVAYT; translated from the exons ATGGCATCACTGTGTTTAAACTCATTTCCAGTTCCACCATCATCTCTTCCTCGCAAGCCAACAGAaacttctctttcttcttcttctcatccTTCTTTGCTTCTTGATAGCAACGACAACAACTACAATCACAGTGCTTTGAAACCCATTGTTGTCAGTGGAGACCCCCCAACTTTTGTTTCTGCTCCTGGTCGCAGAATTCTTGCAG TTGGAGATCTACATGGAGATATTAAGCAAGCTAGGTCTGCTCTTGAAATGGCTGGTGTATTGAGCTCTGATGGTCAAGATTTGTGGACTGGTGGAGAAACT GTGTTGGTTCAACTTGGTGATATACTTGATCGAGGTGAAGATGAAATTGCTATCTTATCCTTGCTGCGATCGTTGGATAAACAGGCAAAAGCAAAAGGTGGAGCTGTGTTTCAG GTAAATGGAAATCACGAGACCATGAATGTGGAAGGGGATTTCAGATATGTTGATTCTGGAGGATTTGATGAGTGTAATGATTTCTTAGAATATATCAATGGTTCTGAAGATGACTGGGAACAAACCTTTACTTCTTGGGTTGATGTCTCTGAAAGGTGGAAAGAAGATCGGACAATGTCAAAAGGTTATTGGGGACCTTGGAATTTAATGAAG AGGCAAAAGGGGGTCATAGCGAGATCAGTCCTCTTTAGGCCCGGTGGGCTTCTTGCACGTGAGCTTGCAAGGCATGCTGTTGTACTAAAGGTCAATGACTGGCTCTTCTGCCATGGTGGACTTCTTCCTCACCATG TTGCATATGGTTTAGAGAGGATAAATAAAGAAGTGTCTGAGTGGATGAGAGGTCAGCATGAGAACGATAATGCTTCCAAAATGCCTTTCATTGCCACTAGGGGTTATGATAGTGTTGTTTGGAATCGTTTATACTCAAGAGATGCACCAGATTTGGTGGACTATCAGGCTAAACAG GTGAGTTCCATTCTTGACGAGACACTGCAAGCAGTTGGTGCTAAGTCAATGGTGGTCGGGCATACTCCTCAAACTACAGGTGTAAATTG TAAATACAATTGTAGCATATGGCGTATAGATGTTGGAATGTCCAGTGGAGTTCTTAATTCAAGACCAGAG GTTCTAGAAATTATAGACAATCAAGCAAGAGTTATAAGGTGCAAAAGGGACAGACACGGTGAACTTCAAGCTGTTGCATATACCTAA